The Coffea eugenioides isolate CCC68of chromosome 8, Ceug_1.0, whole genome shotgun sequence genome has a segment encoding these proteins:
- the LOC113781683 gene encoding protein HAIKU1-like, translating into MDNTNRQMNRHTDHLGVNKIGKNIKKSPMHQPNFTNTARQQPQPQVYNINKNDFRNMVQQLTGSPLHNQEPSAPRPPQNPPKPASMRLQKIRPPPLTPINRPPMVMQPPVPVPAPAQPPASVPYNNFTRPPLPQYGQPSPTMLPPFTPGDAWPNTVESPISVYMRYLQNSIIDSGPRQPFPQSIPQGLGPNQAQPSASGLLPNPHMLPLPSPRMNMPPPLPSPRMNGPPPFPSPRMNGPPPSLPSPRTNGPPPLLPSPTSQFLLPSPTGFLNLFSPRSPYPLLSPGFQHPPPMTPNFSFSPMAQSGILGPGPQVPPSPGYGFPLSPSGFFAIPSPRWRDQ; encoded by the coding sequence ATGGATAATACCAATAGGCAGATGAATCGGCATACGGATCATTTGGGTGTGAACAAGATAGGGAAGAACATAAAGAAGAGTCCAATGCACCAACCCAATTTTACTAATACTGCCAGGCAGCAACCTCAGCCTCAGgtgtataatattaataaaaatGATTTTCGGAACATGGTGCAACAGTTAACTGGTTCACCTTTGCATAATCAAGAACCATCTGCACCTAGGCCTCCCCAAAATCCCCCCAAGCCTGCAAGTATGCGGTTGCAGAAGATTCGGCCACCGCCCTTGACACCAATAAATCGACCTCCTATGGTGATGCAGCCTCCTGTACCAGTGCCAGCTCCCGCACAGCCTCCAGCCAGTGTTCCATACAACAACTTCACAAGACCTCCTCTTCCCCAGTATGGCCAACCGTCACCAACTATGTTGCCACCCTTCACTCCTGGTGATGCTTGGCCAAACACAGTTGAGTCTCCTATATCAGTTTACATGCGATACCTTCAAAATTCAATCATAGATTCAGGGCCAAGGCAACCTTTTCCCCAGTCAATACCTCAAGGTCTTGGTCCAAATCAAGCTCAGCCATCTGCTTCTGGCTTACTTCCTAATCCGCATATGCTGCCTCTCCCATCTCCAAGAATGAACATGCCTCCACCACTTCCATCTCCTCGGATGAATGGTCCTCCACCTTTTCCATCTCCTAGGATGAATGGTCCTCCACCCTCTCTTCCTTCACCCCGAACAAATGGTCCGCCTCCACTTTTGCCTTCCCCAACTTCTCAGTTTCTTTTGCCATCGCCAACTGGTTTCTTAAATTTGTTTTCTCCTAGATCACCGTATCCATTGCTTTCTCCTGGTTTTCAGCACCCTCCTccaatgactcctaatttctcGTTTTCTCCCATGGCTCAGTCAGGGATACTAGGCCCTGGGCCTCAAGTGCCTCCATCTCCTGGTTATGGGTTTCCTTTGTCCCCATCTGGATTTTTCGCGATCCCAAGTCCAAGATGGAGGGATCAATAA
- the LOC113780928 gene encoding uncharacterized protein LOC113780928 has product MDNAQNANMSGGNLSLITSIDQNDQVRSHHDIMMRRLKNRERQRRYRARKRLAAERMLTSHPVQYLEADTKKAPASMPLPKEIKRRRRRKKESSMDQFTATQIEMPLHYTEADSKKGPTSLPLPKEIKRRRRRKKEITMDQFMPVHVQMPLSDTPQEFATRVHSRRDWKRDARRAHALKEQEVRIHGPVIPVVTSVSASQVQSFASAFYPPSDRECQTRGVRVDNEAQKVVPSRRHWKEEARNRKSQNA; this is encoded by the coding sequence ATGGATAATGCACAGAATGCTAATATGTCTGGTGGGAATCTCTCTCTGATAACATCTATTGATCAAAATGATCAAGTCAGAAGCCATCATGATATTATGATGCGCCGTCTAAAAAATAGGGAACGGCAACGTAGATATAGAGCTCGGAAACGTCTTGCAGCTGAGAGAATGCTGACATCCCATCCAGTGCAGTACCTGGAAGCCGATACAAAGAAGGCACCTGCCTCTATGCCACTGCCCAAAGAGATCAAGCGGAGGCGGCGGAGGAAGAAGGAAAGTAGCATGGATCAATTTACTGCGACTCAAATAGAAATGCCTTTGCATTACACTGAAGCTGATTCAAAGAAGGGACCCACCTCCCTTCCCCTGCCCAAAGAGATTAAGCGGAGGCGACGGAGGAAGAAGGAAATTACCATGGATCAATTTATGCCGGTGCATGTACAAATGCCTTTGAGTGACACTCCTCAAGAGTTTGCAACTCGGGTACACAGCCGAAGAGATTGGAAAAGAGATGCGAGAAGGGCCCACGCATTGAAAGAGCAAGAAGTTAGAATTCATGGCCCTGTTATTCCGGTGGTAACATCTGTTAGTGCAAGCCAAGTCCAGTCTTTTGCTTCTGCCTTCTATCCTCCTTCAGACAGAGAATGTCAGACACGTGGGGTTAGAGTTGACAATGAAGCACAAAAGGTGGTGCCTAGCCGAAGACACTGGAAAGAAGAGGCCAGAAATAGGAAAAGTCAAAATGCTTAA